Genomic segment of Zingiber officinale cultivar Zhangliang chromosome 11B, Zo_v1.1, whole genome shotgun sequence:
AAAAAAGTACacaaaataaaattattctaCAAACGAGCAATGAATTATAACAACTTACAATACAATGAGAAAGAAGGCTTATTTGACAAATGCAATGCTTCTTTGATGATTGAAAATCTGTCAAAAATCTGTTTAAAATGTATGTACATATGAAAGTCGGTAGATTATGCTAGAATACCGCATATTGGTTCGAGTCAAAATGGGTGACAGTAATGTTGAATATTAAAGTTGTAAAGGACAACACTCTAAATAATACTGAATAGGAAATAAAGTAATAGCTAAGAACAATTTGATCCAGGAAGGAAAAAACTGCAGAAATAAGAATCATTTAGGAATGTGTTAAATAACTGTCAAACTAAAGTTCCTTGATATAGGAAGAAAAAAACAACGAAAGAATGAATTGGGCACGGAGCGATAATATCAATTTCGAACCGATCCAACATATTGGGGAATCGTCTTCCATGTAAACCAGATTTTGATAATAATCAACAAGGCAAGAGTCAGCAATCGAAGAGAATAAAAAGCTAAAATTAACTCAAATATGGGCCTCCAAAAGAGTAAAAATCAGATTTCGAACAAAAGCTCAAACTCTAGTTTTTAAGGAATCGGTGACGAAGAAGATGACAGAAGAAGGATTATTAATTACCCGTAACCGTCGACGAATCACTGCTGCTCTCAGATTACAAAACTGTGTTCGCTGATCCACACTTCTCTGTAGTGTTCGCCAATCGCTCCTGCagtctagagagagagagagagagaggacttGCCGAAGCCCCATCTGCGCTTCTCCTTGTGGTCCGCCGGGAGCTCACCGACGCTTGTCTTCTTCCCGCCGAGAAGTCCCCGCAACCACCTGGCGGCGGGCCCTATCCGCTCACTGCTCCATTGCCCGCGATGACTCCCCCATTCCTCACTCAAATCTGCAGCTAAGGCCACCAAAGAGCGGGAAACCAACCCTAAATCCACAACagcaaggaaaaaggaagaaagcTAGCAAAGAGAAGATTAGAATAGATTGGAAGAGAAAACGCGTGCGAAATACGGAGTCAAAGAGCTAAAGAAGCAGCAGTGGAAGGTACTCGTCGAGCTTAGAAACCCGCTCACCAAGAAACGAGAAGAGAGCACACCGTCATGGAGGAAGATCCAGCGGAGATGACACCCCTTACTGTCGCGCGGTTGACAGGATGACGTGAAGAGATGGTatagggagagggaaagaaaaatagcTTAGGGTTCGGGAATGCGAAGGGGAAAATAAGGTGCCGAAAAGATTTGCAGAGAGAGGGAAATGACGAAACGAATAAAgttaaagacaatggttttatcaaaactgttgtcgtagctcctaaaaaagcgcttaaagacaacggatttagaaaatcgttgtaaaaagtgttgttgattcAAAAAGAAATCGCTCAATGATAACAATTttttcaaaaccgttgtcttttatattttatggggagttcaaagacaatgattttggcaaaaaccgttgtctttgagcaaatacgcaatgctttctcttaaaaccgttgtcgttggggtattgtcgtttgcagtttttgttgtagtgaagcaTCAAGCAAAGGTATGTAAGAATAAAAAACAATTGGGATTTTGTAGTGGTGCAATTTAAGCGCGGACAGAATAATGTCATATCACTATTTTGACGAAGTCAAGGTTATAGTTAGATTCTATCTCTTTAAGACAAATTTGCCTTGTGCACGGTGCTCACGGAACATGACAATCGTCTTCCAAGATACAATGATTTTATCTTGCGATGGCAGTACTGTATATCGTAAGACCTCTGAACCAAAGAAGTTTCTTAAACTCTCCAATGCAAGTATGGGatgcaatgcttgctttgcttgAAAGGAATTGAGTAATTGAAATGAGAATGTGAGAGAccttatttatattaaatgaagggatataagaacctcttggttcaattagatcaTTCATTTTAAATTGGATGATGTAGGTCGTATCCTTTCTTAAAAGACACACTACCTCTTCATTAGATATCATCCTTTAAAAATTAATGAATGAGATTTAATCATCCAAAGAGTACTTAAACTTTTCAAGTTGACTGAACAAGATTTATCAATCTTGATCGATCAtgatttaatttctcatttacatTAAATTTCCCAAAAAACAAGCATCCAAGCAACCACTTTGACACCCCCCATTCTGTTTCTCATTGTCTTTATTCTTTTTTGTGGACTTAGATCACTTAAAATCACAAACGTAGGCAATCTAAGTCATAATTTTCAAACAATCCAGATTTAAGTTTCATTTGTGCCTACGTACATTTTTTAGGTGGTCGGCCTATACATTCTTTGATCTTAATTATTTTAAGTCGTCTGGCAAAAGGTTTAATTTGTAAGAAACATTGGCTTAAAGTTTCCCAAGGTGATTGCCTTAACTAATGATATTTTGAATATTTAGCAAATTCTGGAATTGCAGATACATTTCTTATGATTATCTAATCATTAACATTTGTCTTCTTCACGCCCTCCATAAAAATCATATTCTTCTAGCAATCACCAAATTCTTGGATCATGATTCATGTACATGATAATATTTAAGCAAAAGGAAAGAGAAGCTCCAAAAGCACTTTGAGGTTGAAGAAGATCTACAACCATGAACTCTGTACTATCCATGAGAAGAGACAACATATACAACAAGTTGTAAATTTAGTCTTCGTCCCGATTCCAACAGATTAAAGTAGATCATACTTGATCGATCAACCAGACTTCATCTTGTTGATTTGATTCAGCGCTGGTTGGAGGATGTTGTAGAGCACCCAGAGGATGGCCGGCGCCACCACGAACAAGAGTAGCAGCCCACGGCTATCGTTCGACGACGCCGCGTCGGCCACCATCATCGCCTCGCCCGCCGCCGACGCACTGGGAGGGGCCGCCAGTCCAGCCAGCGCGGCGCCCAGGCCGAGGCCGGCGACCACGGCCTTCTCGGCTCTCATCCGGCTGAGCTGGTTGAGGGCCGGCTGCAGGATGTTGTAGAGGACCCAGAGGACGGCCGGCACGATGGGGAGCAGGAGCGCGAGGCCGCGGCTGTCGCCGCTGCCGCTTTCGGCTATGTCCACGATCTGCTGCGCGGCGAAGGCGGCGTCGGAGGTGGCCAGGGCCGCGAAGACGGTGCCGGCTAGGGCCGCGGCGGCGGATGTTGGGTTGGAGACGGA
This window contains:
- the LOC122034498 gene encoding photosystem II core complex proteins psbY, chloroplastic-like; protein product: MATMVALLNAKCPSSYSLTAVPKAAAPKQHLPLSLPRRLPAVPQLLSVSNPTSAAAALAGTVFAALATSDAAFAAQQIVDIAESGSGDSRGLALLLPIVPAVLWVLYNILQPALNQLSRMRAEKAVVAGLGLGAALAGLAAPPSASAAGEAMMVADAASSNDSRGLLLLFVVAPAILWVLYNILQPALNQINKMKSG